In the Amblyraja radiata isolate CabotCenter1 chromosome 13, sAmbRad1.1.pri, whole genome shotgun sequence genome, one interval contains:
- the LOC116980173 gene encoding G-protein coupled receptor 55-like has translation MERDGHSNPSSSCKLKTAVEENIIHLVLYIPIFILGLPFNLLALYIFCGKIKKWTESTIYMSNLALADILLLFSLPFKMLNQDNGWPFERAFCSFVESIYFVNMYASIFIITSISIDRYVAIIHPLKARAFRSPRNTLMICFLIWVFVWLGSIPVYQFHNRSGSNYTTNNNFTCFHVFSDQSWNPALIISVELVGFMIPLTIITFCSVQIMRKLLQRKNDIPGSCIRIISVNLATFICSFVPAHLGIFLQFLVRQDIIGQNYCSERKAISLFVQSSMCIANINCCLDAICYYFVAKEFREQGSRTRRSLASIFSSSSL, from the coding sequence ATGGAACGGGATGGCCACAGTAACCCAAGTTCAAGCTGCAAGCTCAAAACAGCCGTGGAAGAGAATATCATCCACCTAGTGCTCTACATCCCCATCTTCATCTTGGGGTTGCCCTTCAACTTACTGGCCCTTTATATATTCTGTGGCAAGATTAAGAAATGGACTGAATCCACCATTTACATGAGCAACCTTGCTTTGGCAGATATTCTATTGTTGTTCTCCCTTCCTTTTAAGATGCTCAACCAAGATAATGGTTGGCCCTTTGAAAGGGCCTTCTGCTCCTTTGTAGAATCCATCTATTTTGTCAATATGTATGCCAGCATTTTCATCATCACCTCTATTAGTATTGACCGTTATGTCGCTATCATCCATCCTTTGAAAGCAAGAGCCTTCCGATCACCCCGGAATACCTTGATGATCTGCTTCCTTATTTGGGTCTTTGTCTGGCTGGGAAGCATCCCTGTTTATCAATTTCACAATCGTTCAGGCTCCAATTATACCACAAACAACAATTTTACCTGCTTCCATGTGTTTTCTGATCAGTCCTGGAATCCAGCATTAATTATTTCTGTGGAGCTGGTGGGCTTTATGATCCCGCTAACCATCATCACCTTTTGTTCAGTTCAAATCATGAGGAAACTTTTGCAGAGGAAAAATGACATCCCTGGAAGCTGCATTAGAATCATCAGTGTCAATCTGGCAACCTTTATCTGTTCATTTGTACCTGCCCACCTTGGCATCTTTCTCCAGTTTTTAGTGCGGCAGGACATCATTGGCCAAAATTATTGTTCAGAACGAAAAGCCATTAGCCTATTCGTACAGAGCAGCATGTGTATAGCCAATATCAATTGTTGTCTGGACGCTATATGCTATTATTTTGTAGCAAAGGAATTCCGTGAACAAGGCTCACGCACCAGACGGTCCTTGGCTAGCATTTTCTCAAGCAGTTCTTTGTAA